Below is a genomic region from Staphylococcus carnosus.
TATTTTTCGGCGATTTGGAGGATAAGCATTTACATGAAGAAACAGTGGAAGCTTATGTTCAAAATGCTGTAGAACTATTTACATACAAAGGTTCAGATCATAAGACAGAACAAATCATTCGATATGCAGGTTTAAATGATATAAAAGAAAAGGCTGTGTACCAATTAACTGATCGACAATATGCACAATTAATTTTGAGTTTAGCTCGTACTTCAAAAGCTGAGATTGTAGTTTTCAATCACGTACTTCATTATTTAGATGAAACATTTTTGAATCGAGCTGTCGAATTAGCTGATGATTATATTGATAATGAATTAACGTTAATTACAATCGATGATGATTTAGACGTTATTCGCAAAGTCAGCAACTATGCTGTTTGGATTTCTCATGGTCAAGTACGTATGGAAGGTGCTTTAAGCAAAGTACTTCCAGCCTTTACAGAACATGAAAATGATCGAAAATCATTAGAAACTGATGAAGAAAAGAAAAACTTTGATGTTGATTGGAAGAAAAAAAGAACAAGAATTCCTGAAATGACATATAATTTCAGAAGGATAGAACGATATAAACATGCAAAGCCTACGCCGTTTTTGGCTAGAGTCATCGGTTGGAGCATAGCTTTAGTTTTAGGATTTATAATAACTGCCGCACTTCTTTTTACCAATCAAGGGATTGTGCAGTTTGCGCAAAATACAGAACAGACAAAATTACAATCAAGTTCTAAACAGACTTTCGAAGATAAATTATCTTATGGAATTGTGACTGAAAAGCAACTAGATGCTAAAGCTGAAAAAGGGGATAGTACCTTAAAAATACCTCATTATGCGTTAGTAACGATAACAGGTGAAAATGACAATAAATATCGTATAGATGTTGATGGAAAAGATTATGATACGAGTAAGGGAAATATCCGATATTTTAATCCTGCAGGATTGTATGAAACCCATGGCAAAGCTGCTTTAGAAGATTATATGAAATCAAACTATATTAATTATATTGATTTTTATAATAGTCATCTTGGTCAATCAAAGGAAAAAGCAGAAAAATCATTAGTACCTGAAAATGACAACCGTTTTGTTGTACCGATTACACAGCAACCCGTCAGTATGTTATTTAATGATTCAAAACACCTTACAGGTTTTGTGTATCCAATGGTTAGTAAAGATAAGTTCAAAGATAAATTTAATGTTCAAAGTGATATTTGGATTTGTAAATCAGGAAAAGGTTATTACATTGCAGATATGAAAAATAATAAATGGATATATATAGAATTGTAGGTGAAGCATTATGATAGATAAGATTATTAATAATACAATTAATTTTTACTACAGCTTGCCGCAATTACTTAGACATTTAAGCGGCAGTTTGAAAAGAAATTGGAAATGGTTAATTGCCCCTTTAGTAACGTCGATTATCTTGTTGGTTGTAATGCTGATAGGATTTAAAATCAATAAAACCACTGAAGAAACACAAGCAGTTTGGTATTATCGTTACATTGGTTT
It encodes:
- a CDS encoding ATP-binding cassette domain-containing protein; this translates as MASSIVLKLLNITHYYRRKNRKKWYLPYGYDAEDIELNNVSLYLYQGESLGIIGEPGASKTLIGRILAGEVNPDKGRVNRTGSLFFGDLEDKHLHEETVEAYVQNAVELFTYKGSDHKTEQIIRYAGLNDIKEKAVYQLTDRQYAQLILSLARTSKAEIVVFNHVLHYLDETFLNRAVELADDYIDNELTLITIDDDLDVIRKVSNYAVWISHGQVRMEGALSKVLPAFTEHENDRKSLETDEEKKNFDVDWKKKRTRIPEMTYNFRRIERYKHAKPTPFLARVIGWSIALVLGFIITAALLFTNQGIVQFAQNTEQTKLQSSSKQTFEDKLSYGIVTEKQLDAKAEKGDSTLKIPHYALVTITGENDNKYRIDVDGKDYDTSKGNIRYFNPAGLYETHGKAALEDYMKSNYINYIDFYNSHLGQSKEKAEKSLVPENDNRFVVPITQQPVSMLFNDSKHLTGFVYPMVSKDKFKDKFNVQSDIWICKSGKGYYIADMKNNKWIYIEL